In Parus major isolate Abel chromosome 8, Parus_major1.1, whole genome shotgun sequence, a single window of DNA contains:
- the TMEM121 gene encoding transmembrane protein 121 → MVLPPPDKRHVCLTTIVIMTSMAFMDAYLVEQNQGPRKIGVCIIVLVGDICFLIVLRYVAVWVGAEVKTAKRGYAMILWFLYIFVLEIKLYFIFQNYKADKKNLETVARKALTLLLSICVPGLYLVLVALDSMEYIRTFRKKEDLRGRLFWVALDLLDILDIQANLWEPHRTGLPIWAEGLMFFYCYILLLILPCVSLSEISMQGEHIAPQKMMLYPVLSLVTINIVTIFIRAINMILFQDSRVSTIFIGKNIIAIATKACTFLEYKRQVKEFPQNAIALELQQNSLSHNQTIHSVQGIPHEPSPTSEILDT, encoded by the coding sequence ATGGTGCTGCCGCCGCCCGACAAGCGCCACGTCTGCCTCACCACCATCGTCATCATGACCAGCATGGCCTTCATGGACGCCTACCTGGTGGAGCAGAACCAGGGGCCCCGCAAGATCGGCGTCTGCATCATCGTGCTGGTGGGGGACATCTGCTTCCTCATCGTGCTGCGCTACGTGGCCGTGTGGGTGGGCGCCGAGGTGAAGACGGCCAAGAGGGGCTACGCCATGATCCTGTGGTTCCTCTACATCTTCGTGCTGGAGATCAAGCTGTACTTCATCTTTCAGAACTACAAAGCGGACAAGAAGAACCTGGAGACGGTGGCCAGGAAGGCTCTgaccctgctgctctccatctgcGTGCCGGGGCTCTACCTGGTGCTGGTGGCCTTGGACAGCATGGAGTACATACGGACCTTTCGGAAGAAGGAGGACTTGCGGGGACGCCTCTTCTGGGTGGCCCTCGACCTGCTGGATATCCTGGACATCCAGGCCAACCTGTGGGAGCCGCACAGGACCGGCCTGCCCATCTGGGCAGAGGGGCTCATGTTCTTCTACTGCTACATACTCCTCCTGATCCTGCCTTGCGTGTCCCTCAGTGAGATCAGCATGCAAGGGGAGCACATCGCCCCGCAAAAAATGATGCTCTACCCCGTCCTCAGCCTGGTCACCATCAACATCGTCACCATCTTCATCCGGGCCATCAACATGATCTTGTTCCAGGACAGCAGGGTCTCCACCATCTTTATCGGCAAGAACATCATCGCCATCGCCACCAAGGCGTGCACCTTCCTGGAGTACAAGCGGCAGGTGAAGGAGTTCCCGCAGAACGCCATCgccctggagctccagcagaACTCCCTCTCGCACAACCAGACCATCCACAGCGTGCAGGGCATCCCCCACGAGCCGTCTCCCACCAGCGAGATCCTGGACACATGA